The genomic segment AAACCATTTGACCAGTCTGCCAGAGGACCTGCTGACGGCCTTGGGCGACGATGGCACCCTAGTTCTCACTGAAAATCCACTATCTGAGCAGGTGCTGGCGAACCTGAGTACAATCCTCGGCGCGGAGGGTTATGTCGGCCCGACTGTCCACCTTTCGCACGACGACGAAAGTGAATCGTCCGGGACAGACGATGAGCAGGCGGACGCTCTCGCTGAAACAGTTGCAGAATGGCTGAAGGGCAATCCACAGGAGGGCGATCGGGAGGTGCTTGCCGCTTGGCAGAATTTTGCAGAAGAGCCGGGCGCTCGAGAATACGGACTTTTCCTCGGAAAGCTGTTCGAGTCCGTCAACTCCGGCAATGAAGGGTTTCGGCAATCGGTGGCCAATGATCTGCGTCAGGCGGCAAAAAACCCCCAATTGCGTGCCCAGTACTTTCAATTGGCATGGGACGCCAACCAGAGCTGCGAGGATCGCAGAACATTAACCTGGAACGGCATGCAGACCGCGCGCCTCATCGCGGAAGTCGAGAACGGCCTCTATGACAACAAGGAACGGCTTGCCAAGCTCGTCGAATTGGGGCGCGTCATGTTCCGCATGGACGCACTCGAGGCGATCGCGCGCGACAAGGCTCACTCGCTCGCCTCGATTGACAACGTAGAAGACATCGACGCCGTTGAAGTCTTTCTTGCCTACCAGAACAAGCTGCGCGAGCGGCTGGAACTACAACACGTCGCGCCGAACATGCGCTTCTTTGAGGTCGCCGGCGTTAACAACTCCGACGTTGACAGGGCAGAGACATCCGTTCGGGAGAGGGAGGCGGCCGAATTTTCCGACTATTTGGCAATGGATTGGCAGCCGTGGGACGATGTGATTCGCCGCATCGCACCTGAAGAGCATGCCAAGACGCAGGACCAGCTCATTGGTGCAATGGGAAAGGAGTTCGACAGCCGAATGGAGCAACAGCTCGCCGATCAAGGGCTGACCGGAGCTGAAGCTGGCCTCGTCGAAGATGCCAAGCGAGTGTTGGGTCCCGCAGTTCGCAAAGAGATCGCCCGTGAGATCAAGGGCGCTCTAAGAGATAAGGTGCTCAATGAGCACGGCCTCGCGCTCTGAAGCCGCGTTTGCCGTAGGATGCTGCTAATTTTGCTGCCGTTCCTCTGGTGCGCCGGTTGGTGGCCCAGAGGCGCGTAATGCACAGCGAGTGCAGCGGAGTGGCGATCGAGAAACCGGCGTTGCTGCTGTCTATCATGCTGCCGCTTGATGTAGGTCAGGTCGATGCTTGGAGTAGACTGGCTGCTAGCTCTCTACTGAGACCAGACGCATAGAAGCGCATGTCGTCGATCAATGTTCGGAGCTGTCGCGCACTTTTGCGTTCTCCCATTTTGTTTTGACTTCGGGAACGATGAAAAACGACCATCATCCCGATCCAAGTGCTGTCTTTCCTCGCAAGTGGCGCTTTGGACGCCATGGAGTACCTGTTGTCGGCAGCCGTTACCCGCGGCTCGCCCCGGCGGCGCCATGCAGGTCTGCTACCCTAACGCATGCTCTTGCATCAGGGCTCTCCTTGATCGGCACACTTGGAAATGTTGCGCGGCACTTGACATGAGAAGGAGTCCGTTGACGGTAGTATCTTGAATGCCGACCGCCGGCGCCTGACAGGTAATTTAAGCCGACTTTGCCTGCATCTGAGCCTGAAGAATGACCTTCTGCGCTCGCTTGTGCATTCGATTTCGCCAATCTTCGACGGGTAGTTGGACAGGCTGCCAATAAGCGTGGGATAAGCGGATGATCGCATCCCGCCGCGAGCGATGGAGCGTCTTAACGAGCTCCTCTAACCGTGGAGTGACAGCCGAAGCGCTGCCCCTCTCACGCCCCCGGCAGTTTGGTTGCTGGACACCACTCTCCATCATGTCCGCTCTCTCCGTCATTCATCCGAGGATCGCCGTTGTTCCCTCACCGTCAGCGTTGTTTTGTCTTCCATCGATATGGTTCCGCAGGCAGCCAATCTGTGGCACCCGCGAAGAACGCGGTCAGCGACCATTTCGCGGATTCCCCATCTGTCAGTTGATGGGAGTAAGATTCGCGGCCTAAGGGGTTAGCCCCGACCCCGAAGGATCTATATTCGGCATAATAGCTCGTGCTCAAGTTGTTGGTCTTGCCCCTATCCCATTCGCGCCAGCCCTCCGGAATGACCTGTGCATCTATCTTTGTCGACAGAAAGACCACTGTGGCATACGGCCGCCAGGGGCGGCCAAGCGCGATATCGCGCGCGGCAGGGTCGGCGCTTAGAGTGCAATGATCAAAAACATAGCCGCTGTCCTCGTCCGGTGCTGCCTTGCTCTGAGCGGTAAAGACGACCGCTTGATTGGCGATGCCGTGCAACTCACATTTCCGGAACCAGGCCTTGGCGTTGCCAAATACGAAATCGACATGCCCTTCGATGTAGCAGTTCGAGAAGTATTGACGTGACATTCTGCCGTTTGGACCCTTGCCGGCAAGCAGCGTGTCCTGGGCGCCGAGCAGGCGGACGCGCGTAACGACGTCCCTGTCTCCGGTAAGGGATAGTGCAACCGCCTGGGAGGGTGGATTGGCCGGGTTGAGGGCGTAGTCGTTCTGGATGGTCAAATTCTCGAGCCGGAAGTCATCGCCATTGGCATCCAGCGTCGCCGACCGGGCGGTTCCTCCTACATTGATCGCGCCATCGCCATACACAATGACGGTATTTTCCGGCTTGCTACCAGTGCCTGAGAGATGAACACCGGATTTGGAGATTTTGACCTTCTCACGATAGATACCGGGCGCGATCCGAACATCTCCGCCTTCCGCCGGCAATGCGTCGATAGCTTGCTGCACGGAGTGATAGGCTGCATTCTCGGCATGCGACACCAACAGTGGCTGAGCGTATGCTGACGACATGCAGAAACATCCCGTCAGAAGTGCAGCAGGGTGAACGAAAATACGCATGATCCTACACTTCGTTGAGTCAGCGGCACCTCGACGCAGTCGACAGAGCCTATCTCTGCGGGATAGCCGCAGCGCATGGGCAACACATTTTTCGCGCCAAATCAGAACCTCCACGTCACCTTCGCATTCCCGGCCCTGCAAACCGTCAGACAATTGCAAACAAGTCCGGACATGAGGCCGACCTTCGTCAGCACCAGTAATCTTGGCCCAGATGCTGAACTCACCACCCGAGTTCGGCGCCGGATGTAGTGCTTACCGATTGCTGTTGCGGAACGCCCTGGAACATACCTCCGAGCCGCGCAGCAGCGGTTTTGCAGCTTGTCCGGGCAGCGGCGGTGATACGTCAGAGTGTTTTGCGGTGACGTTCGCATGTTCAACTTGCCAAATGGCGGAGTCGGCAAATCGGACATCTTCGAGTGTCACGTCAAGTGCATGCTCCTCGTCTACGCCGCGGATCAGCAACACACCGGTGTCGCCATGCACATGACGGAGAACGATTCGCCGATAGACCGGAATTCTCGTGCCTTGTGCGCGCGGATCATATTTTGCATCGAAAGCTAGCGGCCACCGGTTGCCCCTCAGGCACACGTACTCATAAGTCACGCTCTCGACCAGACCGCCTCGGCTAACATCGCTCTTGATGCGCAGGCCGGACGTCGTACCATCCAGCGTCAGATTATGCACCAATATGTCTCTGGCCCCGGAATTCACCTCACTGCCGATCGACATGCCATGCCCCCAGCCGAAATAGTTATCAATGATCGAGATATGGCTGCTTGAGCCATTGTCGCCGGCCTTGATTGCGACGTTGTCGTCACCCGTACGGATCAAGCTGCGGGTAATGGTCACATCCTGACTCGCGGCAACATCGATGCCATCGGTGTTGCGCGCATCCGCCGGTGAATCGATTATGAGGCCCCAAAACGTGGCACCTTGGACCCGGTTCATCGCGACATGAAAGTTGGGAGCGTTGCGCAAGGTGACACCAGAGAAAGTGATGTCCTGCGCATGATCGATCTGGATCAAGCGCGGGGCGTTCTGGTTGCCGCCCTGGGCTTGAGCGCGGCGCGCTAGCTGCCACCAGGTTTCCGCGCCGCCGCCAATTATTGCGCCCCCCTGACCATCGATGATGCCTTCTCCGTAGATGCCACCGCCGCTCGTTTTGGAAAAGCTGATGAATGGCCGGCATCCGCCGCCCTTTTCCGCAATACGACCACATTGTCCGAGGCCCTTGTCGTAAGCAGCAGGGTCGGGGATGGCGATCAGCGTCGCCCCGCGTCCGACCCATAACGTCACACCCGATTTCATCTCGAGTGGGCCCGACCGGAACTCGCCACGCCCTAAATACACGGCGGCCCCGGAAGGACATTGGTCGATGGCATTTTGCAACGTGGTCGTATCTTGCTTGCCAGACGGCACGAGGCGTTCGCACACCGTATGAGGTGCAACAGGCTCGGTGATAGTCCGGCGGTCTTGCGCTTTCGCGCCGGGGAAGACAACGATGGAGGTCAGTATGAACAATAGGGCCAAGTTGCGAAAGAGCTTTGTCATCGACCTCCTCGTGCTTTGTCGGGCATCCACGCCCCATCGGTATGGAGCCGCTGGCTAGATCTTGCCGCCGCGCGCGTCGCTGGCGCGCGCAAGATGATATTTATAAGACGCAGCAGCCCGGACCGTGTACCTGCGCAGCAGCACTTTGCAGATGCGCAAAAAACACGAAGCGTCATGCGATGGTTCAAAATCCGACAGCTTCGTCAATGGTCGGCCTTCTCGCGCCAATCAAGCGGGTCGCCGGATTCGGCTTTTTTGCATCTACAAAGTCGTCGGTGCCCAGTGCTTGCTCTTGATAACGATTTCGATAAGCGGCGCATCAGCCTCACTGGGAGCAATTGGTGTACGCCCAGTACCCGCCGAAGCCGCGGCACTCACCCGCGCCTGACCTCGACTGCTGCTGCTGAAGCTCCGCGCTGTTCTTGAAGCGTTTGGGAAGCCACACCTGCGTGCTTGTTCTCCTTGAACACCGTGTTGACGAGCTGGTTTAGTGTACTGTCATCACTGGCCTGGAGCGACTGGCTGCCCTCACCGGGGAAATCCGCCCCTTTAAAGCATCTGAAGATACTTCTCAGCCGTAGATGTTGAGAGTTTCCGACGAGTACTTGGACCGCTCACCATCTCGTGAATGTAATCATGATCCGCGCGCGAGACATTCGACGGCGGATTGCGACCGCGGCATCGAGTCAAGGCCTGCCACGGGCGCTGTATTCAGTTGCGGCTCAAAGGCATCTTCTTTCGCCAGTCTCGGCTGCTGATCGTTTAGTCAGGCGTGCTGTACCGATGGTGGAGGGGCAGCACTAGATAGGTCGAAATTGTGCGAGTGCACGCCCGCCTCCCGTCCAGGATCGATGGGTTTATCCGTATTCGGAGAAGCTTTCGAAAAGCTGACGAGGTTACGGCCGGGAAGACGGATAAAACGACCGAACTGGCCCTGAGTAAGGGGGACAGCTCTTGACGTTCAATCCTGACATGTGCGTGAGCAGCCCTCCAGACAGGAGGCTTTAGTCAACACCGCGGGGAGACGTCCCGCATGTGGTGTTACTCCGCGCCCCATCCGCCGG from the Bradyrhizobium sp. WBAH42 genome contains:
- a CDS encoding NEL-type E3 ubiquitin ligase domain-containing protein, whose protein sequence is MDPFETGQIPPGGGIPSASSQQEGAEDGRGAAQWDAFVTGFAANSGHSTHTATEADETLENWASEQHVGPLEDRDEAARRVNALGEDAMLDLQSLSLTSLPRLPSEIVVLDVPFNRLTNLPDELPASLQRLDVSGNQLSSLPPLPAGLRGLDVNSNRLESLPAVLPAGLQFLSANYNRLLNLPDAFPASLQFLHISHNQLTSLPVELPAMLEFLDVSQNQLTDLPPALPASLRFLDVSQNHLTSLPEDLLTALGDDGTLVLTENPLSEQVLANLSTILGAEGYVGPTVHLSHDDESESSGTDDEQADALAETVAEWLKGNPQEGDREVLAAWQNFAEEPGAREYGLFLGKLFESVNSGNEGFRQSVANDLRQAAKNPQLRAQYFQLAWDANQSCEDRRTLTWNGMQTARLIAEVENGLYDNKERLAKLVELGRVMFRMDALEAIARDKAHSLASIDNVEDIDAVEVFLAYQNKLRERLELQHVAPNMRFFEVAGVNNSDVDRAETSVREREAAEFSDYLAMDWQPWDDVIRRIAPEEHAKTQDQLIGAMGKEFDSRMEQQLADQGLTGAEAGLVEDAKRVLGPAVRKEIAREIKGALRDKVLNEHGLAL
- a CDS encoding pectinesterase family protein; this encodes MSSAYAQPLLVSHAENAAYHSVQQAIDALPAEGGDVRIAPGIYREKVKISKSGVHLSGTGSKPENTVIVYGDGAINVGGTARSATLDANGDDFRLENLTIQNDYALNPANPPSQAVALSLTGDRDVVTRVRLLGAQDTLLAGKGPNGRMSRQYFSNCYIEGHVDFVFGNAKAWFRKCELHGIANQAVVFTAQSKAAPDEDSGYVFDHCTLSADPAARDIALGRPWRPYATVVFLSTKIDAQVIPEGWREWDRGKTNNLSTSYYAEYRSFGVGANPLGRESYSHQLTDGESAKWSLTAFFAGATDWLPAEPYRWKTKQR
- a CDS encoding glycoside hydrolase family 28 protein, encoding MTKLFRNLALLFILTSIVVFPGAKAQDRRTITEPVAPHTVCERLVPSGKQDTTTLQNAIDQCPSGAAVYLGRGEFRSGPLEMKSGVTLWVGRGATLIAIPDPAAYDKGLGQCGRIAEKGGGCRPFISFSKTSGGGIYGEGIIDGQGGAIIGGGAETWWQLARRAQAQGGNQNAPRLIQIDHAQDITFSGVTLRNAPNFHVAMNRVQGATFWGLIIDSPADARNTDGIDVAASQDVTITRSLIRTGDDNVAIKAGDNGSSSHISIIDNYFGWGHGMSIGSEVNSGARDILVHNLTLDGTTSGLRIKSDVSRGGLVESVTYEYVCLRGNRWPLAFDAKYDPRAQGTRIPVYRRIVLRHVHGDTGVLLIRGVDEEHALDVTLEDVRFADSAIWQVEHANVTAKHSDVSPPLPGQAAKPLLRGSEVCSRAFRNSNR